A DNA window from Castanea sativa cultivar Marrone di Chiusa Pesio chromosome 7, ASM4071231v1 contains the following coding sequences:
- the LOC142642265 gene encoding peroxidase 7-like: MQSSTSFLFVFLVLYLLSAFAHPGEGEDYLKVHKLPATSPYEDVLSFAYYYQKCPEAEAIINQKVKEWINKDYTLAASLIRLHFHDCSVRGCDGSILLNHEGSERKADVSKTLRGFEVIDDIKAEIEKKCPKTVSCADILTAAARDATVSAGGPYWMVPYGRKDGLVSLAKEAQLVPMGHEDITSLVEFYQSKGLNVLDLAILSGAHTIGRASCGSIQDRLFNYSGTGKPDPSLDAQYLNYLKRKCRLSSDYVDLDATTPRTFDAEYYSNLPKKMGLLSTDEKLYTDPRTEPLVSALADQTSLFFYQFGVSMAKLGNVQCLLGNEGEIRTNCNFVNSKY; this comes from the exons ATGCAGTCCTCAACTTCATTCCTCTTTGTCTTCCTTGTTCTTTACCTGTTATCGGCATTTGCCCACCCTGGAGAAGGTGAAGATTACTTGAAGGTTCACAAGTTGCCGGCAACCTCGCCTTATGAAGATGTCCTTTCCTTTGCTTATTATTATCAGAAATGTCCAGAAGCTGAAGCCATTATTAACCAGAAAGTAAAAGAATGGATTAACAAAGATTACACCCTTGCTGCCAGTCTCATTAGGTTGCACTTTCATGACTGCTCTGTTAGG GGATGTGATGGTTCCATTCTTTTGAACCATGAGGGGAGTGAAAGGAAGGCTGATGTCAGCAAGACATTGAGAGGGTTCGAAGTGATTGATGATATCAAAGCAGAGATTGAGAAGAAGTGCCCTAAAACTGTCTCTTGTGCAGATATTCTAACAGCAGCGGCTAGGGATGCCACTGTTTCGGCTGGAGGTCCCTATTGGATGGTCCCATATGGAAGGAAAGATGGGCTAGTTTCTCTTGCCAAAGAAGCCCAATTGGTGCCAATGGGTCACGAAGACATTACTTCTCTGGTTGAGTTTTACCAATCCAAGGGTTTGAATGTGCTGGATTTGGCCATTCTTTCAG GGGCACACACCATTGGAAGGGCCTCATGTGGTTCCATACAAGACAGGCTCTTTAACTACAGTGGCACTGGCAAACCAGATCCATCCCTCGATGCACAATATTTGAACTACTTGAAGAGAAAATGCAGATTGTCCTCGGACTATGTTGACCTTGATGCTACAACCCCAAGGACTTTTGATGCTGAATATTATTCTAATCTTCCAAAGAAGATGGGACTCTTATCCACAGATGAAAAGTTGTACACTGATCCAAGAACTGAACCTCTTGTTAGTGCATTGGCTGACCAAACATCTCTCTTTTTCTACCAGTTTGGGGTGTCCATGGCAAAGCTAGGGAATGTGCAATGCCTCCTTGGTAATGAAGGCGAAATCCGAACCAATTGCAATTTTGTCAACTCCAAATACTAA